A window of Costertonia aggregata contains these coding sequences:
- the queA gene encoding tRNA preQ1(34) S-adenosylmethionine ribosyltransferase-isomerase QueA — MKLSHFNFELPKDLLAEYPAENRDESRLMVVHRETGKIEHKMFKDLIDYFEEDDVMVLNNTKVFPARLYGNKEKTGARIEVFLLRELNEEQRLWDVLVDPARKIRIGNKLYFGDDETLVAEVIDNTTSRGRTLRFLYDGSYIDFRRKLRELGETPLPKYIKRDVEPEDEDRYQTIYAKHEGAVAAPTAGLHFSKHLLKRLEIKGVDFAEVTLHVGLGTFNPVEVEDLSKHKMDSEELIIDEKATEIVNNAKRRKKRICAVGTTAMRGLESAVSSDHMLNTFNGWTNKFIFPPYDFSIANAMVTNFHLPKSTLMMMISAFAGHDLMKKAYKEAILEQYKFYSYGDAMLII; from the coding sequence ATGAAACTATCGCACTTCAATTTTGAGCTTCCTAAAGATTTATTGGCAGAATATCCGGCCGAAAACCGTGATGAATCCAGACTTATGGTCGTTCATAGGGAAACCGGTAAAATTGAGCATAAAATGTTCAAGGACCTTATAGATTATTTTGAAGAGGACGATGTAATGGTGCTGAACAATACCAAGGTTTTTCCGGCAAGGTTGTACGGTAACAAAGAAAAAACCGGTGCAAGAATCGAAGTTTTCTTGCTACGCGAGCTAAACGAAGAGCAACGCCTATGGGACGTTTTGGTAGATCCGGCACGTAAAATACGAATAGGGAATAAATTGTACTTTGGCGACGATGAGACCTTGGTGGCAGAGGTTATTGATAATACGACTTCAAGAGGTAGAACACTCCGATTTTTATACGACGGTTCTTACATCGATTTTAGAAGAAAATTAAGGGAACTGGGAGAAACACCATTGCCCAAGTACATAAAAAGAGATGTAGAACCAGAGGATGAGGATCGCTACCAGACCATTTACGCAAAACATGAAGGTGCCGTAGCAGCCCCCACGGCCGGACTCCACTTTTCAAAACACTTGTTGAAGCGGTTGGAAATCAAAGGTGTTGATTTTGCCGAAGTTACGCTACATGTTGGTTTGGGTACTTTTAATCCGGTTGAGGTTGAGGATCTTTCCAAGCATAAAATGGACAGTGAAGAACTCATTATAGATGAAAAAGCGACTGAAATCGTTAACAACGCCAAAAGGCGTAAGAAAAGAATTTGTGCCGTAGGCACTACTGCCATGCGTGGTTTGGAAAGTGCCGTGTCATCTGACCACATGTTGAACACGTTCAACGGTTGGACCAATAAATTTATATTTCCCCCGTATGATTTTAGCATAGCTAATGCCATGGTTACCAATTTTCATTTGCCAAAATCTACCTTAATGATGATGATATCGGCTTTTGCGGGTCACGATTTAATGAAAAAAGCCTATAAGGAAGCTATTTTGGAACAGTATAAATTCTACTCCTATGGTGATGCTATGCTCATCATATAG
- the aroA gene encoding 3-phosphoshikimate 1-carboxyvinyltransferase: MKLHLSTATDILLQHEIGITGSKSESNRLLLLQALFPNIKIKNISNSDDAVVMQKGLAISNGVVDIHHAGTAMRFLTGYFAAQEGKSVTLTGSKRMTQRPIKILVDALRDLGADIVYAAKEGYPPIKVNGKKLTENKVSLPANISSQYISSLLLIAPSLENGLELELVGKITSVPYIKMTLALLTEIGVRSSFKGNQIKVFPKTSVDSKTVTVESDWSSASYFYSLVALSKVGTEITLSSYKQNSLQGDSVLVEIYEAFGVQTKFADNKIFLKKTAVSRPSKINCQLENAPDIAQTIAVTCFGLGLGCHLTGLHTLKIKETDRLEALYTELSKLGAVISVTDKDLTLEPSKHINPDIAINTYNDHRMAMAFAPLAMKTSLYVNDAEVVSKSYPDFWNDLQKLQFHIKQV; the protein is encoded by the coding sequence TTGAAGTTACATCTATCCACTGCTACCGATATCCTTTTACAACATGAAATCGGAATTACGGGTTCCAAAAGTGAGTCCAATCGGCTTTTGTTGTTGCAGGCACTGTTTCCGAACATAAAAATCAAGAATATCTCCAATTCCGATGATGCTGTGGTCATGCAAAAAGGACTGGCAATCTCTAATGGTGTCGTTGATATTCATCATGCGGGAACGGCCATGCGTTTTTTAACAGGCTATTTTGCGGCTCAAGAAGGCAAATCGGTTACATTGACCGGTTCAAAACGAATGACGCAGCGTCCCATAAAAATATTGGTCGATGCGTTACGGGATTTAGGTGCGGATATTGTTTATGCGGCAAAGGAAGGATATCCTCCGATAAAGGTAAACGGTAAAAAACTTACCGAGAATAAAGTCAGCCTTCCGGCAAATATCAGCAGTCAATATATTTCTTCTTTGCTGCTGATTGCGCCCAGTTTGGAAAACGGTTTGGAGTTGGAACTTGTAGGTAAGATAACTTCCGTCCCGTACATTAAAATGACTTTGGCCCTATTGACCGAAATTGGTGTAAGGTCATCGTTTAAGGGAAACCAGATCAAAGTGTTTCCCAAAACATCGGTAGATTCCAAAACCGTAACCGTGGAATCTGACTGGAGTTCTGCTTCTTATTTTTATAGTCTTGTGGCACTTTCCAAGGTAGGGACTGAAATCACTTTATCGTCCTACAAACAAAATAGCTTGCAGGGCGATAGCGTTCTTGTTGAAATTTATGAGGCGTTTGGTGTACAGACCAAGTTTGCCGACAACAAGATTTTTTTGAAAAAAACGGCTGTCAGCAGACCATCAAAAATCAACTGCCAACTGGAAAACGCCCCCGATATCGCACAAACAATAGCTGTTACGTGCTTTGGTTTGGGACTGGGCTGTCATTTAACAGGGTTGCATACGTTGAAAATAAAAGAAACGGATAGGCTAGAGGCACTTTATACCGAGTTGTCCAAACTAGGTGCCGTTATTTCGGTAACGGACAAAGATTTGACCCTGGAGCCATCAAAACACATTAACCCGGATATAGCGATAAATACCTATAATGATCACAGAATGGCAATGGCATTTGCACCTTTGGCCATGAAAACCTCGCTCTATGTAAACGATGCAGAGGTGGTTTCAAAATCATATCCCGACTTTTGGAACGATTTGCAAAAACTTCAATTCCACATAAAACAAGTCTAA
- a CDS encoding nucleotide pyrophosphohydrolase: protein MSIATAQQTVDNWIKEHGVRYFNELTNMAQLTEEVGEVARIIARRYGEQSEKPSDKEKDLGEELADVLFVVLCLANQTGVDLQASFDKKLKLKTDRDHDRHHNNEKLKPD from the coding sequence ATGAGTATTGCTACAGCACAACAAACGGTAGATAATTGGATAAAAGAACATGGGGTCAGGTATTTCAACGAGTTGACCAATATGGCCCAACTTACCGAAGAGGTAGGGGAGGTGGCCCGTATCATTGCGCGCAGATATGGGGAGCAGAGCGAGAAACCCTCCGATAAAGAAAAGGATTTAGGCGAAGAGCTGGCCGATGTTCTTTTTGTGGTACTATGTTTGGCCAACCAAACGGGAGTAGACTTACAGGCTTCCTTTGATAAAAAATTAAAACTGAAAACGGATCGCGATCACGATAGGCACCATAATAATGAGAAGTTGAAACCGGATTGA
- a CDS encoding DUF3857 domain-containing protein: MMKYKEILYMPFLFFTFLVVGQNHKFGKVSKEELLEKFYKKDSSAVAAVLYRNVSVSYDYVKSSGFQIITEIHERVKIYDKNGFDYATVEEKLYLSNKDNESFSGLKAYTYNWEGNEIVKSKLKSSDAFSEKTSKYYKEEKFTMPNVKEGSVIEYQYKIVSPFSYSIDEIVLQYDIPISKQEIRIVIPEYYSFKTNMKGYLSVMPKNSIKQGKINFQTKSREQNGFGATTSSFSSNSIDYTENVTEILMVDVPALKDEPYVNNMNNYRSSINYEIQYVKFPNSSGKSYTTNWEKVVKTIYDSDNFGKQLHTTKYFKDDLETVLAQYSDNGEKINAIFSYVKSHMNWNGYIGKYTDEGVKEAYKKRTGSTADINLMLVAMLKEAGFKANPVLTSTRDNGVPLFPTREGFNYVLAMVEYNGKNMLLDACNKYTEPNLLPIRTINWSGRVIDEDGSSLIVPLVPKKPSKRITAMSVTLKDNGNLEGKQREILTFYNAYLFRNNNKDISEDSYLEKKENRNNGMEISNYAIDNKEVLGKSIIETFDFYVESQADVIGEKIFFSPLFFHTENENPFKLEERNYPIDFVFPWEEKYTVNIKIPVGYKVSSMPENTKVMLPENMGMFTYQIIEKTNMLQVVVDTKLNQAVIPVHGYASLKEFYKKIVEKETEKVVLSKI; this comes from the coding sequence ATGATGAAATATAAAGAAATTTTATATATGCCTTTTTTATTCTTTACCTTTTTAGTGGTTGGGCAAAATCACAAATTTGGAAAAGTATCAAAAGAAGAACTTCTTGAGAAGTTTTATAAAAAAGATTCCTCTGCTGTAGCAGCAGTTTTATATAGAAATGTTTCCGTTTCATATGATTACGTGAAATCATCAGGGTTTCAAATAATCACCGAAATACATGAGCGTGTAAAAATCTATGATAAAAATGGGTTTGACTATGCCACAGTTGAGGAAAAGCTTTATCTATCGAATAAGGATAATGAATCTTTTTCTGGGTTAAAGGCATATACATATAATTGGGAAGGTAATGAAATTGTTAAATCCAAACTAAAAAGCTCTGATGCTTTTAGTGAAAAAACCTCCAAATATTACAAAGAGGAAAAGTTTACAATGCCCAATGTAAAAGAAGGTAGCGTGATTGAATATCAATACAAAATTGTATCTCCATTTTCGTATTCTATCGACGAGATTGTTTTACAATACGATATTCCAATATCAAAACAAGAAATTAGAATTGTAATTCCTGAATATTATTCATTTAAGACCAATATGAAAGGTTATCTATCTGTAATGCCAAAAAATAGCATTAAACAGGGAAAGATAAATTTTCAAACCAAATCAAGGGAACAAAATGGGTTTGGAGCCACTACTAGTTCGTTCAGTTCGAATAGTATAGATTATACCGAGAATGTTACAGAAATCCTAATGGTTGATGTACCTGCGTTAAAAGACGAGCCTTATGTAAATAACATGAACAATTATAGGTCAAGTATTAATTACGAGATACAATATGTGAAATTCCCAAATAGTAGCGGAAAAAGTTATACAACCAATTGGGAGAAGGTTGTAAAAACTATATACGATAGTGATAATTTCGGGAAACAACTACATACAACTAAATATTTCAAAGATGATTTGGAAACTGTTTTAGCACAATATTCGGATAACGGGGAGAAAATAAACGCAATATTCTCTTATGTGAAAAGCCATATGAATTGGAACGGTTATATCGGAAAGTATACCGATGAAGGTGTTAAAGAAGCATATAAAAAAAGAACGGGAAGTACTGCGGATATTAATTTGATGCTGGTAGCAATGCTAAAAGAAGCAGGATTTAAGGCTAACCCTGTACTAACGAGCACACGTGATAATGGGGTGCCACTTTTCCCCACAAGAGAGGGTTTCAACTATGTTTTGGCTATGGTAGAATATAATGGCAAAAACATGTTGTTGGATGCTTGCAACAAATACACCGAACCTAATTTATTACCGATTAGGACCATAAATTGGTCTGGGCGGGTTATCGATGAAGACGGTTCATCATTAATTGTACCATTAGTTCCCAAAAAGCCCTCGAAAAGAATTACCGCTATGAGCGTTACTTTAAAGGATAATGGAAATCTGGAAGGTAAGCAAAGAGAAATACTTACATTTTATAATGCATATCTCTTTAGAAATAATAATAAAGATATCAGTGAGGACAGTTATTTGGAAAAAAAGGAAAATCGCAATAATGGTATGGAAATTTCTAATTATGCAATTGACAACAAGGAAGTCTTGGGGAAATCTATAATCGAGACTTTTGATTTTTATGTAGAGTCTCAAGCCGATGTTATTGGAGAAAAAATATTCTTTTCTCCACTTTTTTTCCATACCGAAAATGAAAACCCTTTTAAATTGGAGGAAAGAAATTATCCAATTGATTTTGTTTTTCCGTGGGAGGAAAAATACACGGTGAACATCAAAATTCCAGTAGGGTATAAGGTAAGTTCCATGCCAGAAAACACAAAAGTTATGCTTCCTGAAAATATGGGGATGTTTACGTACCAAATTATAGAGAAAACCAATATGCTTCAGGTTGTCGTAGACACTAAACTTAACCAAGCTGTGATTCCAGTACATGGGTATGCTTCCCTGAAAGAATTTTATAAAAAAATAGTGGAAAAAGAAACCGAAAAAGTAGTTTTGAGTAAAATATAG